The Microbacterium horticulturae region GGCTGCTGTCAGAACTCATCGGCGACATCCTTCACGATCTTCACGTCTTGGGAGACGGCCTTGCCCGGATTCTCTCGCTGGGTCAGCTTGCGGAAGCGCAGGATGCCCAGCAGCGCGAACACCACAGCGATGACGAGCATGATCCCGAACACCACGAGCGCCGACAGCCACACCGGCCACCACGACGAGAGCCCAGCGATGAAGAACGCCCCGAGCGACGGGATCGCCCAGAACAAGAAGAAGAGGGCGACGACCATCCAGCCGGCGCCGAACCCGGCATCCTTCGCCGATCGGCGCACCCACGTCTTGGCCGCGTCGATCTCGGCGACCACGAGATTGCGGATGAGCTCCGGCAGCTCACCGATCAGGGAGAGAAAGCCGTCATCGGCGCGATCACGGAAGCGGGCCATGCGCTCAGCTCCCGTCGCGGTCGCGGAGGGCGTCCTTGACCTCGCCCGCCGTGGTCTCGGCGGCGGCCGCTATGTCTTCGGCCGAATCTCTTCCCGTTTCCACCGCGGCGTCCAGCCGCTCCCCCGCGGTGCCGCGCTCAGAGGCCGCCTTCACGACCTTGACCGTGCCGTTCCACAAGGCGGTCGGCAGCGCCATCGCCGCGGACTTGCCGAGGTCTTTGGCCTTGTCGACCTGCTTCTGCACAGGGGGAAGGTTCCAGACCTTTTCGGCCTGTTCCTTGATCTGCTCGTAGCGCTCACGGCCGGCGCGCGTACCCAGGACGTATCCCGCAGCGAGTCCGATCACCAGCCCGACTTTGCCCCTCATCCGGTCTCCTCACCTCGTTGCCTCACCCCAGGGTAACGCCGTATGCCGTTTCGGGCATCCACTTGACAATTCGCCGATGATGTCGGTGGAAATGCCGGATCAGCTGTCGAACAGCGCTCGACGACGCAAGCGATCGGCGGCGGCCACGGCGTCGGGCACCACCTGCGCCAGGCCGCTGCCCGACAGCCACGACCCGGTCGCGGTCAGGTGGGGCACCGCGTCGATCGCGCGGCGGATGTGGTCGGCAGCGGCGTCGTGACCGCGCAACGCGTGCGGCGGCGCCGCTATGAACCGCGCGCGGTGCGCCGCGCGCACCTGCGACGCATCGAGCGTGATGCCAAAGAGGGCGGATGCCTCGTCCCGCGCGAGCGCGAACACCTCGTCGTCGCCCATCCCGGCGGTGACGCCGGCGTCGAAGCTCAGCCGCACGACGTGACGCCCGGTGCCGGCGCGATGCGCGAGCCAGCCCCACTTCGCGGTGAGGTGCAGCACGCTGCGCGCTCGGTGGGTGCCGGGAACGGTCACGACCTCCGCGCCGCGGGGCCGGTCGTTCAGCTCGGGCGCGTCGACGACCAGGGCGACGGTCTCGACAGCGGCCACGGCATCCCCCGCCGCACCCGCCGACACTCCCGGCGCGACGGCGGCGAGCAGGCGGCGCGCCCCGGCCTCGTCGCATGCGACGACGACGGCATCGAAGGTCTCGGGGCCGGGCGCCTCGTCGCTCGCGTCCAGCTCGGCGTCAGCGGTCACGACGGCCCAGGCGTCGCCGGTGCGCTCGAGCGCGGCGACGGTCGTGCCGCAGCGCAGTTCGGCGTCCCGCTGCTGCAAGCGCTGCGCCAAGGCGTCGACGAGACGGCCGGCTCCCCCGACGAGACCACGCACGTGCGCGCCCTCGGTCCGCACCGCGGCGACGGCGCCCGACAGCGACCCGGTGCGGGTCAGCGCGGCGTTGAGCCCGGGGGCAGCGACATCGACATCGATGCGATCGGGCGTCGTGC contains the following coding sequences:
- a CDS encoding phage holin family protein, which produces MARFRDRADDGFLSLIGELPELIRNLVVAEIDAAKTWVRRSAKDAGFGAGWMVVALFFLFWAIPSLGAFFIAGLSSWWPVWLSALVVFGIMLVIAVVFALLGILRFRKLTQRENPGKAVSQDVKIVKDVADEF
- a CDS encoding protoporphyrinogen/coproporphyrinogen oxidase — its product is MAPADPESVPLGELAGHAASIRIAVIGGGVAGLVAALECAKVGTHVTVFESSDALGGTARTVELDGLPVDMGVDSVTPALDDRLRDLGLADALVVPDTETRWVAGVPGVDAAPLPDDTVLGIPENMFSDQCRRILGTGGVWRAYADRLRPPLTIGHEQDLAKLVRTRMGQKVLDRLVAPLTAGVFGTTPDRIDVDVAAPGLNAALTRTGSLSGAVAAVRTEGAHVRGLVGGAGRLVDALAQRLQQRDAELRCGTTVAALERTGDAWAVVTADAELDASDEAPGPETFDAVVVACDEAGARRLLAAVAPGVSAGAAGDAVAAVETVALVVDAPELNDRPRGAEVVTVPGTHRARSVLHLTAKWGWLAHRAGTGRHVVRLSFDAGVTAGMGDDEVFALARDEASALFGITLDASQVRAAHRARFIAAPPHALRGHDAAADHIRRAIDAVPHLTATGSWLSGSGLAQVVPDAVAAADRLRRRALFDS